The following are encoded together in the Mesoterricola sediminis genome:
- a CDS encoding tyrosine recombinase XerC: MPTPALSEAPAAFLLEERARGVSPHTLRARKGDLDKLVAHACGEGWEGWEVKPRVLRAFALELGERGLDPASQARILSTTRTFFKWLFETRRIAADPAAGLRNPKLPRRLPAFLTEPESGALLELEEPRDFPTSRLRCILELLYACGLRVSELTGLDLQDILAEARTLRVLGKGSKERLVPYHETAGRMLEAYLVHRGAFLAARELPATPALLINQRGGRLTPASVRTFLAKAIERASVRAKVSPHALRHSFATHLLNHGMDLRAIQELLGHASLSTTQRYTHLDLESLARTYESAHPRARTRS, encoded by the coding sequence ATGCCGACGCCCGCCCTTTCCGAAGCCCCCGCCGCGTTCCTCCTGGAGGAGCGGGCCCGGGGCGTCTCCCCGCACACGCTCCGCGCCCGGAAGGGCGACCTGGACAAGCTCGTGGCCCACGCCTGCGGCGAGGGCTGGGAGGGGTGGGAGGTGAAGCCTCGGGTCCTTCGGGCCTTCGCGCTGGAGCTCGGCGAGCGCGGCCTGGATCCCGCGAGCCAGGCCCGCATCCTCTCCACCACGCGCACCTTCTTCAAGTGGCTCTTCGAGACCCGGCGGATCGCGGCGGACCCGGCCGCGGGCCTCCGGAACCCCAAGCTGCCGCGGCGCCTTCCGGCCTTCCTGACGGAACCCGAGAGCGGGGCCCTGCTGGAGCTGGAGGAACCCCGGGATTTTCCGACCTCGCGCCTGCGCTGCATCCTTGAACTTCTCTACGCCTGCGGACTCCGGGTGTCGGAACTCACGGGCCTGGATCTCCAGGACATCCTGGCCGAGGCCCGGACCCTGCGGGTGCTGGGGAAGGGGTCCAAGGAGCGGCTCGTGCCCTACCACGAGACCGCGGGCCGCATGCTCGAGGCCTACCTCGTCCACCGCGGCGCCTTCCTCGCGGCCCGGGAGCTGCCGGCCACCCCGGCCCTGCTGATCAACCAGCGCGGGGGCCGGCTCACCCCCGCCAGCGTCCGGACCTTCCTGGCCAAGGCCATCGAGCGGGCCTCGGTCCGCGCCAAGGTCAGCCCCCACGCCCTCCGCCACAGCTTCGCCACGCACCTCCTCAACCACGGCATGGACCTCCGGGCCATCCAGGAGCTCCTGGGCCACGCCAGCCTCAGCACCACCCAGCGCTACACCCACCTCGACCTGGAGAGCCTCGCGCGGACCTACGAATCGGCCCATCCCAGGGCCCGGACCCGGTCCTAG
- a CDS encoding AMP-dependent synthetase/ligase, translated as MIQTIPDLFYTALERDYSDALAHRTGGVWTCLSHREIQARVERLALALDARGLVRGDRVAVLSENRPEWAVADYACAAMGIVTVPVYPTLNLPQTAHILHHSGSRWIFCSTPDQLAKVLELWPGLPDLEAAVLMAGDVPAGCPRPVLAWADLAAEGQAQEDRRPEVRARAAQIRPEDLLTLIYTSGTTGDPKGVMLTHGNLTANIRLGLEAMEVVPGQRCLSILPMSHIFERMGGHYTMFHAGVSIYYAESLQTVARDLEEVRPQILLAVPRIFEKFYAKVREQVNAGGLPRRLVFHWITALGARMAQYRYRDLPLPLPLRLAAAVCDLLVFRKVRARLGGRINMCAVGGAAIHPRILEFFWGAGIPLFEGYGMTETSPLLTLSRKGDMCPGSVGRPILDTWAGRPFLRIGEDGEILVQGPTIMGGYWRNPEATAEAIDAEGWFHTGDIGEMDAAGRVRITDRKKEIICTSGGKNVAPQPLENALRADKYIEQAIVIGEGRNFISALIVPNFANLRLWADYRKVPYTSDADLAGRPEAVAKVMRRVERINARFSNYERVKKIALLDAELTPDSGLLTPSLKVRRRAVDEAFRDRIDALYGG; from the coding sequence TTGATCCAGACGATCCCTGATCTGTTCTACACGGCCCTGGAGCGGGATTACAGCGACGCCCTGGCGCACCGGACCGGCGGCGTCTGGACCTGCCTCTCCCACCGGGAGATCCAGGCGCGGGTGGAGCGCCTCGCCCTGGCCCTCGACGCCCGGGGCCTGGTCCGGGGGGACCGGGTGGCCGTCCTTTCCGAGAACCGGCCCGAATGGGCCGTGGCCGACTACGCCTGCGCGGCCATGGGCATCGTCACGGTGCCCGTCTACCCCACCCTGAACCTGCCCCAGACCGCCCACATCCTCCACCACAGCGGGTCCCGCTGGATCTTCTGCTCGACGCCGGACCAACTGGCCAAGGTCCTCGAGCTCTGGCCCGGGCTGCCCGACCTGGAGGCCGCCGTGCTCATGGCCGGCGACGTCCCCGCCGGCTGCCCCCGCCCCGTCCTCGCCTGGGCGGACCTCGCCGCCGAGGGCCAGGCCCAGGAGGACCGCCGCCCCGAGGTCCGCGCGCGGGCCGCGCAGATCCGGCCCGAGGACCTCCTGACCCTCATCTACACCTCCGGGACCACCGGCGACCCCAAGGGCGTCATGCTCACCCACGGGAACCTCACCGCCAACATCCGCCTCGGCCTGGAGGCCATGGAGGTGGTGCCCGGCCAGCGGTGCCTCTCCATCCTGCCCATGTCCCACATCTTCGAGCGCATGGGCGGGCACTACACCATGTTCCACGCGGGGGTCTCCATCTACTACGCGGAGAGCCTGCAGACCGTGGCCCGGGACCTGGAGGAGGTCCGCCCCCAGATCCTCCTGGCCGTGCCCCGCATCTTCGAGAAGTTCTACGCCAAGGTCCGGGAGCAGGTGAACGCCGGGGGCCTGCCCCGGCGCCTCGTCTTCCACTGGATCACCGCCCTCGGGGCCCGCATGGCCCAGTACCGCTACCGGGACCTGCCCCTGCCCCTCCCCCTGCGGCTGGCCGCGGCGGTCTGCGACCTCCTCGTCTTCCGCAAGGTGCGCGCCCGCCTCGGCGGACGGATCAACATGTGCGCCGTGGGCGGGGCCGCCATCCATCCCCGGATCCTGGAGTTCTTCTGGGGCGCGGGCATCCCGCTCTTCGAAGGCTACGGCATGACGGAGACGAGCCCGCTCCTGACCCTCTCCCGCAAGGGCGACATGTGCCCCGGCAGCGTCGGCCGGCCCATCCTGGACACCTGGGCGGGCCGCCCCTTCCTGCGCATCGGCGAGGATGGCGAGATCCTCGTCCAGGGCCCCACCATCATGGGGGGCTACTGGCGCAACCCGGAGGCCACCGCGGAGGCCATCGACGCCGAGGGCTGGTTCCACACCGGCGACATCGGGGAGATGGACGCGGCCGGCCGGGTCCGGATCACCGACCGGAAGAAGGAGATCATCTGCACCTCCGGCGGCAAGAACGTGGCCCCCCAGCCCCTGGAGAACGCCCTCCGGGCGGACAAGTACATCGAGCAGGCCATCGTGATCGGCGAGGGCCGGAACTTCATCAGCGCCCTCATCGTCCCCAATTTCGCCAACCTGCGCCTCTGGGCGGACTACCGGAAGGTCCCCTACACCTCCGACGCGGACCTGGCCGGCCGGCCCGAGGCCGTGGCCAAGGTCATGCGCAGGGTCGAGCGCATCAACGCCCGCTTTTCCAACTATGAGCGGGTCAAGAAGATCGCCCTCCTGGACGCGGAGCTGACCCCGGACAGCGGCCTCCTCACCCCCTCCCTGAAGGTGCGGCGACGGGCGGTGGACGAGGCCTTCCGGGACCGCATCGACGCCCTCTACGGCGGCTGA
- a CDS encoding cache domain-containing protein: MRLPVPFPLMLACLVAYAQPPATPARAQALVRKAIAYARTHGLEALFRQTNEANGTFNVGSGGEMYLFVYDEKGVCKAIGFNAAVLVGKNRIDLRDSDGKAYLQEMIRVARTQGRGWVDYRYPDPVTGRVVPKTSYVEWYEGLLFGCGVYRR, encoded by the coding sequence ATGCGACTCCCAGTACCGTTCCCGCTCATGCTCGCTTGTCTGGTCGCATATGCCCAGCCGCCCGCCACCCCCGCCCGGGCCCAGGCCCTCGTGCGGAAGGCCATCGCCTACGCCCGGACCCACGGGCTCGAGGCCCTCTTCCGCCAGACCAACGAGGCCAACGGCACCTTCAACGTGGGCAGCGGCGGGGAGATGTACCTCTTCGTCTACGACGAGAAGGGGGTCTGCAAGGCCATCGGCTTCAACGCCGCCGTCCTCGTCGGGAAGAACCGGATCGACCTCCGGGACTCGGACGGGAAGGCCTACCTCCAGGAGATGATCCGGGTCGCCCGCACCCAGGGGCGGGGCTGGGTGGACTACCGCTACCCGGATCCGGTCACCGGCCGGGTGGTCCCCAAGACCTCCTATGTCGAATGGTATGAAGGACTTTTATTCGGCTGCGGCGTCTACCGGCGGTAG
- a CDS encoding TetR/AcrR family transcriptional regulator — protein sequence MKLTQGEKSERSQAAILQAALRLFSKQGYRGTSIREIAEAAGLSTGNVYHHFPDKETLFTTLLGQYFEAIESPEFPFNKALAAGAFPDDLEALARATEESIRTFRPYVALIYIDVVEFDGTHIRKFYAEMSSRFNAFLNRRYPDDALQGKLAPGIQPNTALMLASRVFLHYFAVEILFGVPDQFGQGTERTVSEISEILRKGMLADAARRP from the coding sequence TTGAAACTCACCCAGGGGGAGAAATCCGAACGCAGCCAGGCCGCCATTCTCCAGGCGGCCCTTCGACTTTTTTCCAAACAGGGGTACCGGGGCACGAGCATCCGCGAGATCGCCGAGGCGGCGGGCCTCTCCACCGGGAACGTGTATCACCACTTCCCCGACAAGGAGACCCTCTTCACCACGCTCCTGGGCCAATACTTCGAGGCCATCGAAAGCCCTGAATTCCCCTTCAACAAGGCCCTGGCCGCCGGAGCCTTCCCGGACGACCTGGAGGCCCTCGCCCGGGCCACGGAGGAGAGCATCCGCACCTTCCGGCCCTACGTCGCGCTCATCTATATCGACGTGGTGGAGTTCGACGGCACCCACATCCGCAAGTTCTACGCGGAGATGTCCAGCCGCTTCAACGCCTTCCTCAACCGCCGCTATCCGGACGACGCCCTCCAGGGCAAGCTGGCCCCCGGCATCCAGCCGAACACGGCCCTCATGCTGGCCAGCCGCGTTTTCCTCCACTACTTCGCCGTGGAAATCCTCTTCGGGGTGCCGGACCAGTTCGGCCAGGGGACGGAACGAACGGTGTCGGAGATCTCCGAGATCCTGCGCAAGGGCATGCTGGCGGACGCCGCCCGCCGGCCGTGA
- a CDS encoding alpha/beta fold hydrolase produces the protein MNTLTILIAAVAATVCAVGVAAGRKVMKDPLKLYNRAARRSLVSKGLRQIQVASPSGPQSAFVGGEGPVLVLLHGAGDQAGTWSRVAPELLEGRTLILPDLAGHGDSAPAEGPIDTSAVYHGLEAILASELKGRKAVVAGNSLGAWMAMVLADRHPDWVERVIAINGGPLIGTSSVRLLPRTREEAREAFAALRDPGSPAVPDAVLDEMVRDAPTSPLARFASTAATMLPWVMDEAKLRTFQTPVTLVWGVSDRMMDLAYADRMLQALPGARLIRIEGCGHVPHQESPARFLEAFRQAL, from the coding sequence ATGAACACCCTGACCATCCTGATCGCCGCCGTGGCCGCGACCGTCTGCGCGGTGGGCGTCGCCGCCGGCCGCAAGGTGATGAAAGACCCCTTGAAGCTGTACAACCGTGCCGCCCGGCGGTCCCTGGTCTCCAAGGGCCTGCGGCAGATCCAGGTGGCGTCCCCCTCCGGCCCCCAGAGCGCCTTCGTCGGCGGCGAGGGCCCCGTCCTCGTCCTGCTCCACGGGGCCGGGGACCAGGCCGGGACCTGGTCGCGGGTGGCCCCGGAGCTCCTGGAAGGCCGCACGCTGATCCTCCCCGACCTGGCCGGGCACGGGGACAGCGCCCCCGCCGAAGGCCCCATCGACACCTCCGCCGTCTACCACGGGCTGGAGGCCATCCTCGCCTCCGAGCTGAAGGGCCGGAAGGCCGTGGTCGCCGGCAACTCCCTGGGGGCCTGGATGGCCATGGTCCTCGCCGACCGCCATCCCGACTGGGTCGAGCGCGTCATCGCCATCAACGGCGGCCCCCTCATCGGCACCAGCAGCGTCAGGCTCCTGCCCCGGACCCGCGAGGAGGCCCGGGAAGCCTTCGCGGCCCTGCGGGATCCCGGCAGCCCCGCCGTGCCCGACGCCGTCCTGGATGAGATGGTGCGGGACGCCCCCACGAGCCCCCTGGCCCGGTTCGCGTCCACCGCCGCCACCATGCTGCCCTGGGTCATGGACGAGGCGAAGCTCCGCACCTTCCAGACCCCCGTGACCCTCGTGTGGGGCGTGTCCGACCGGATGATGGACCTGGCCTACGCCGACCGGATGCTGCAGGCCCTCCCCGGCGCCCGCCTCATCCGGATCGAAGGCTGCGGCCACGTCCCCCACCAGGAATCCCCCGCCCGCTTCCTCGAGGCCTTCCGCCAGGCCCTCTAG
- a CDS encoding 3-oxoacyl-ACP synthase, giving the protein MHVGIIGHGTWLPNGRVTAAELAAATGVPEAVIAVKFGVKEKPVAGPGETTAFMGLAAARKALDQAGVDPSSVDLVIWCGAQHKDYPCWLAGLYVADQLGAKKAWSFDMEAMCGSMMAALDVAKSLMLARQDLDTVLLVSGYRNNDLIDISVPETRFMMDIGSGGSALVLRKNAGRNAVLASAFRGDGSLSEMCVVPALGSKAWPPAPGDEARAHFVVPDEEAFKAKLGEVTMPNFYAVIRESMRLSGFEGDAIDYLAILHFKRSAHDAVLAELGLRQDQTTYLDDYGHVGQNDQVLSLELGLRDGKIQDGSRIVFVGAGLGFVWASTVIQWGPWQEA; this is encoded by the coding sequence ATGCATGTGGGCATCATCGGCCACGGGACCTGGCTGCCTAACGGGCGCGTGACCGCCGCCGAGCTGGCGGCGGCCACGGGGGTCCCGGAGGCGGTCATCGCGGTCAAGTTCGGCGTCAAGGAGAAGCCGGTCGCCGGCCCCGGCGAGACGACCGCCTTCATGGGGCTCGCCGCCGCCCGGAAGGCCCTGGACCAGGCCGGGGTCGACCCCTCCAGCGTCGACCTGGTGATCTGGTGCGGCGCCCAGCACAAGGACTACCCCTGCTGGCTGGCGGGGCTCTACGTCGCGGACCAGCTCGGGGCGAAGAAGGCCTGGAGCTTCGACATGGAGGCCATGTGCGGCTCCATGATGGCCGCCCTGGACGTGGCCAAGAGCCTCATGCTCGCGCGCCAGGACCTGGACACCGTGCTCCTCGTCAGCGGCTACCGCAACAACGACCTCATCGACATCAGCGTGCCCGAGACCCGGTTCATGATGGACATCGGCTCCGGCGGCAGCGCCCTGGTGCTCAGGAAGAACGCCGGCCGCAACGCGGTGCTCGCCTCGGCCTTCCGCGGGGACGGCTCCCTCTCCGAGATGTGCGTGGTGCCAGCCCTGGGCTCCAAGGCCTGGCCCCCGGCGCCCGGCGACGAGGCCAGGGCCCATTTCGTGGTCCCCGACGAGGAGGCCTTCAAGGCCAAGCTCGGCGAAGTGACCATGCCCAACTTCTACGCGGTCATCCGCGAGTCCATGCGCCTCTCCGGTTTCGAGGGGGACGCCATCGACTACCTGGCCATCCTGCACTTCAAGCGCAGCGCCCATGACGCCGTGCTGGCCGAGCTCGGCCTGCGGCAGGACCAGACCACGTACCTCGACGACTACGGCCACGTGGGCCAGAACGACCAGGTGCTGAGCCTGGAGCTGGGCCTGCGCGACGGCAAGATCCAGGACGGCTCCCGCATCGTGTTCGTGGGCGCCGGACTCGGCTTCGTGTGGGCCTCCACGGTGATCCAGTGGGGCCCCTGGCAGGAAGCCTGA